A section of the Lineus longissimus chromosome 1, tnLinLong1.2, whole genome shotgun sequence genome encodes:
- the LOC135498829 gene encoding actin, clone 302-like: MCEDQVVVLDIGSSSVKAGLSADDIPEIVFPTVCGKPKFHRQNSEIKGNYVGSAAVSNRDILSLKYPVKDGIVQNTDDFQKLLEYAFHEKLKISPEDHPVILSETPCTPRQIREKCAEVMFESHYIPSLYIANQAVLSLIAAGRTTGLVLMAGEDVTMSVPVYQHTALNHGIFRADVAGSQLTSYLEHLLKMRDIAMPQLDEIRQIKEKLCYVALDYDEELCLDTTDLVERHSGQNGICVTMGEERFRCPELFFQPSLHSLRSPGVHEALNSSVLKCDQELEDDFYSNIVLSGGSTMFPDFSHRLRDELEAIEPEKDIKVYAPPMRRYASWIGGAIMAGFSHFPGMCVTKSEYDEAGASIVQRKCF, translated from the exons ATGTGCGAGGACCAGGTGGTGGTGTTGGATATTGGTTCGTCCAGTGTCAAGGCGGGCCTCTCCGCGGACGACATACCTGAGATTGTCTTCCCAACAGTTTGCGGGAAACCAAAGTTTCATCGGCAG AACTCTGAGATCAAAGGAAACTACGTGGGATCAGCTGCCGTATCCAATCGGGACATCCTGTCCTTGAAATACCCAGTCAAAGACGGAATCGTACAGAACACAGATGACTTTCAAAAACTCCTTGAGTATGCATTTCATGAGAAGCTGAAGATCTCCCCCGAGGACCATCCAGTGATTCTTTCTGAGACACCGTGCACGCCGCGGCAGATCAGAGAAAAATGTGCCGAGGTGATGTTCGAGTCGCATTACATCCCAAGCCTCTACATCGCCAACCAGGCAGTCCTGTCCTTGATCGCGGCGGGCAGGACGACCGGTTTAGTTCTGATGGCTGGcgaggatgtgacaatgtccgtTCCGGTTTATCAACATACTGCTTTAAACCATGGTATATTTCGTGCAGACGTGGCAGGGAGCCAGTTAACTAGCTACCTAGAACATCTCTTGAAGATGCGAGACATTGCCATGCCGCAGCTAGATGAGATTAGACAAATCAAGGAAAAACTATGCTATGTTGCTTTAGACTATGACGAAGAGTTGTGCTTGGATACCACAGACTTGGTAGAGCGACATTCCGGCCAGAATGGAATCTGTGTGACAATGGGAGAGGAGCGGTTCCGCTGCCCAGAACTTTTCTTCCAACCGTCTCTTCATAGTCTCCGCTCGCCAGGAGTTCACGAGGCGCTCAACTCTAGTGTACTCAAATGTGACCAAGAATTGGAAGATGACTTCTATAGCAATATCGTCCTCTCTGGAGGGAGTACCATGTTCCCAGACTTTAGTCACCGCCTCCGCGACGAGCTCGAGGCAATTGAGCCGGAGAAAGACATCAAGGTGTACGCGCCACCTATGAGGAGATACGCCTCATGGATAGGGGGCGCAATCATGGCAGGTTTTTCACACTTCCCGGGTATGTGTGTAACTAAGTCAGAATATGATGAAGCTGGGGCGAGCATTGTGCAACGAAAATGTTTCTAA